In Streptococcus porcinus, the genomic window AAAAGAGCCTAGGGGAAATGTCATATTAGCTAGTTTAGCTATTATAGCAATTAGTATCGGTTATTACATTTCAATTACCTCTACCAAATTAGCAGCTCTTGCAGTATTATTTCGCTTCTTTATTGCTGTGCTTTTTGTCATCGTTGGAACTTATCTCTTCTATATTTCATTTATGACATGGTATCTAAAGTATAAGAAAAATCAGAAAGCTTATTTTTATAAACCAGAACACTTCGTTTCAACATCACAAATGATTTTCCGAATGAAGCAAAATGCTGTTGGTCTTGCAAATATTACCTTGCTAGCAGTAATGGCTTTTATTGCAATAGCTACGACAACGGCTTTATATAGTAATATAGAATATCAAACTAAAATGATTTTTCCTAAAAACACTAAAATAAGTATTATAGGTAAAAATGAAAAAGAATTACAAAAGAATTTCGATCAGGCATTTTTAAAGCCTTTAAATCGTCAAGCCAAGGAGTTTACTCGTTATACTAGTGCTATGATTACGCTCCCATTAGGGAGTGGTACAGAGATGACAGTTACAGAGGCCGATCTTAAAAATCCTAATTATGGTAACTTATCTTATTCTTACCTCATTACGGCTGATGATTTTAAAGCACTTGGCAACAAAGGTCCCGACCTTGCACAAGGCCAGATTCTCTTTTACAAACAAAAGGGTGACAGTCGCTTCCAAAAAATTACCCTACTAGGACAATCCTTTGACGTTAAAGAAAATCTCAAATCAGTTTCCCACCCAGAAGCTGTAAATACCTATAATCCTTCTGTTATTGTAGTAAAGGATCAGTTAGTATTGGATAGGATCCTTAAGCTTTACAATCAATTTCCTAAGTACCCTGTTGAGCCTAGTTATGTTGTGATGGGAGACTTGTCGAAAAAGGAAATCTCAAAAGTCTTGGATAAGAAAGGTGTTTTAAGCTTTAAAGGCCAATATGTGGGACATTTGGAGGAAAGAACTCAATTTAAAAAAGAATTTTATGCTATTTTTGGTAGTTTCCTTTTTACCGGCTTTATCTTAGGTTTAAGCTTTATACTTGGAGCGGCTTTGATTATATACTACAAACAATTTACTGAAGGTCATCTTGATCAGAAAGCTTATAAGATTCTTCAAGAAGTGGGAATGAGTACCAAACAAGTCAAACAAACAATCAATTCTCAACTGTTTTTAGTCTTTTTTACACCAATTGCTTTTGCTGTACTCCATTTCGCTGTGGCTCTTGTCATGTTAAAACAGATGCTGCTCCTTTTTGGTGTGACCAATAATCCGATGATTTACATGGTTAGTGCTATAACGATTATTATTATTATCTGGCTTTACTTCATAATTTATCGTTTAACGAGTCGAACATACTACAATATCATAGAGAGATAGAAGAAGTAGCGAAATTTCGCTACTTTTTTGGTAAAATAAAGTTATGAAAAACCTTGCAAAAATTTATATTGTGGAAGATGACACTACTATTGTCTCACTTTTAACATCCCATTTACAAAAAGATTATCAAGTACTGAGCGTCAGCAATTTTCGAGACATCAAAGAGGAAATTTTAAGCTACAAACCAGATTTAATTCTAATGGATATTACTTTGCCCTTTTTTAATGGTTTTTATTGGACGACAGAGATTCGTAAATACTTGACGACGCCTATTATCTTTATTTCTAGCTCAAACGATGAGATGGATGCTGTTATGGCATTAAACATGGGAGGAGATGACTATATTACTAAACCATTTTCTTTAACCATATTAGATGCTAAAATCACCGCCTTTTTACGAAGAGTAAACCAATTCGCGACAGATAGCCTCTCTTATAAGGGATATCAGTTGCATTTTGATGGATCATTAACTAAGAATGATTGGAAAATTTTTCTATCACCGACTGAACATAAGATTCTCTCTTTATTATTGACTAATCAAGAAACAATTGTTAGTAAAGAAAAGATTTTAAAGGCTTTGTGGGAAAGTGACCAATTTATTGATCAAAATACTTTGAATGTTAATATGACTCGGTTACGAAAAAAACTGACAGATATTGATTTTAATTATATTCATACGGTGAGGGGAGTAGGATATTTATTGCAATGATTCGATTATTTCTAAAAGAATACAGAATTTGGTATGTGCAATTTTTACTATTAATAGGCCTATATTTACTGGTTTTTTATCTCTATCATTTACCATTTATTTACTTTTTTACTGCTAGTCTGATTTCTGTAAGTGTAGTATGGATTATAACTATTCTAACTTATGTCCAATTTCGAAAGAAAATACAAATATTACAAGAATTTATTTATGTAACAGAACTCGACGAGTTAAAGAAACCGAGTGAAAAAGCTTATAATAAATTAATCAGCAATCTTATGTCAACCCAATATGAGAGTTTGCGCCAAGAAAAGAAAAAACAAGAAGAACTAGCTGCAATTATCAAAATTTGGTCACACCAAATGAAAATTCCTCTCTCAGCCCTCTCCTTAATGGTTCAAACGAACCAAGTTACTCCTCATGATTTACAGAACCAGCTCCTCTATCTTGAAAATTATTTAAACCAATTGCTAAGTTATTTTAAATTTACCCAAAACAAAGACGATTTCCGTTTTGAGGTCATTGAGGTTAGTGATATTGTTAAAAGTATTTTAAAAGAGATGAGCCCTATTTGCTTTACTAAGGAAATAAGTATTAAATTGACCGGTGAATGGCAAGTTGTATCAGATAAAAAATGGTTACGTTTTGCATTACTTCAAGTGATTGATAATGCTATTAAATATTCCTATCAGAGAGGTCAGATTCGAATTTATTTAAGGGACGGTATTAAAATATCCGATAGTGGTATTGGAATACTAAAAGAAGATTTACCACGTCTTTTTGAAGAAGGGTTTACAGGCTATAATGGTCATGAACACCAAAAAGCTACAGGTTTGGGTCTTTTTATGACTAAAAATATTCTCAGTCAATTAAATCTCGATATTAAGATTGATAGCAGAATTGATAAGGGCACTAATGTCAAGATTTCTCCTGCGGAAAAAAATTTAAAAGCCTTGTAACTTGTACTTGAATTTCAAACAATTAAAAAAGAGGATTCGTAAATAGAATCCTCTTTTTTAGATCTCCGTGATCCTAAATATCATTTTTTGACACATATTGATAAAAAAATCACAAAATCTATTGACAAAACGATTTTCCGAGAATATAGTAGTTACTGTAAGTAGCTACTATAAATAGAGAAGGAGAAATTATGCTGGTTGATAAAATGAAACAATTCGGCTATACAGAATCTGAAACTAAAATTTACCTGAGTTTGGTCGAAAATGGGTCAATGACTGGGTATGAAGTGAGTAAGAAGTCTGGTGTCCCTAGATCTAAAGTTTATAATTATTTGGAAACTTTAGTAAAAAAGGGTGTCGTATTAGTTAATAAAAGTGAACCAAAAATTTACTCTGCCATTTCAACAGAAGAGTTTGTTAGCATGCTTAAACAGACTACTTTTGAAGATATCCACTATTTGGATCATCACTTATCTAATATAAAGTCAAAGGAAAATGATGCTTTATTATGGCAACTTGAGAATATGGAGGCAGTGCAACATAAAATCTTGTATATTATTGAACACGCTAAAGAAAGTCTCTATATCCAAATCTGGGAGGACAGCTTAAGTCCTGCTATTATTCAAGCTCTAACACAAGCAGAGGCCCGATTACAAGTTTTCGTTTGTATTTTATTTAGTAAAGGTGGTCATTATTCCCTTCCTTTTAAGCGTTTTTATACTCATGGATTTGAAAATGAAAAAATCAAAGATATGGGAGGTTCTTGGATTAATCTTATCAGTGATGATAGTATTGTTCTTTTTGGTACTTTGGAACATAACTGTGATGTTATTTGGACTCATAATCTAGCTATGTTAATCTTGGCTAAAGAATATGTGAAACATGATGCTTATACATTGAAAATTATACAAGAACATGGAGATAAACTGTCTCAAGCTTATGGAAACGACTTTGAAGGTATACGAAAAATTTTCTAATTTTAATGGAGAATACCATCATGTCTTTTAAAAACATCTTACTTTTTCTTATTATTTCAATCAACTTTTATTTTGGATTTATTTTTGTTAAAGATTTAATTTCTCATAAAAGGGAAGTTATGGCCGAACCGGCAAAAACGAGCATCTTACCCATCAGCAGTTTGATTATTTTCTTTTTATCAACGCTTGGAATTTCTGACTTTGCCATCAGTACTAGTCTTTATCCTAAGCTAAATTGGACAAGTGTTAAAAAACTGCCAGGCACTTTAAACACACAGTGCACAATACCGGTAGCAGTTATGGCTTTAGCCTATATCACCAGTATTAAGGTTTCCATCATGACTTTGATTGTGTGTATTCTAAGTCAGATGGTTGGTTCTTATTTTGGTGCTAAAATTGCTGTTCAGTTGCCAGCTAAACAGCTAAAATATTCAATTGGAATCGGTATGATTATTGCTGCCCTCATTATCTTTGGAGGTAAATTTGGCCTTCTTCCAGGTGGCGGAACTGCCACTGCATTGACAGGTATAAAACTCGTCGTTGCAGCAGTATCCCTTGCAGTTTTTGGAGCTTTAAATAATATCGGCATTGGCTCTTATGCATTAACAATGATTACGGTCTATTTACTGGGCTTAAACCCTGCGGTAGCCTTCCCTATTATGATGGGATCAGCAACATTTTCAGTACCGGTAGGTAGTTTACAATTTGTTAAGTCAGGCGAATACAGTCGTAAAATCACATTATTTACCTCCACTTTTGGTGTTTTAGGTGTTCTTTGTGCTGTATTTCTTGTAACAAGTTTAAATGTATCTGTTCTTCAATGGTTTGTTGCATTTATTCTACTTTATAGTGCTTATGGCATGCTGAAAAGTGAGTGAGGAGGAGTTGTATGTTAATTTTAAGTAAAAATGATATGGAACAGTGTTTTTCAATGGCTGAAGCAATCAAAGTAGCTAAAGAAGCCAGCAAGATTTACACCGAGGGACATTCAATTGTCCCATTGAGGACGAATCTAGAGGTGACAGATTATAATGGGCAAAGTCTTTACATGCCAGCAGTTACCAGTGGTATGGAGAAATCATTAGGAGTTAAGATTGTCTCTGTTTATCCTGATAATATTAACAAAGGGTTACCTTCAGTCCCTGCTACCATGGTAACACTTGATCCTCAAACAGGAATTGTCTCAGCAGTTCTGGATGGAACTTATCTGACTCAATTACGGACTGCTGCCATTCAAGGGGCTGCTACAGAAGAATTAGCAAACAAAGAAGCTAAGATAGCTGGACTCATCGGAACTGGAGGGCAGGCTTATCAGCAAGCTCTTGCAATGATGACTGCTCGTAAATTGGATGAATTAAAAGTATTTGATATTGATTATAATCGAGCAGTGGTATTTGCTGAAAAATTAACGAATGATATTAGAGATACCTTTCACACGAGTGTGTATGCTGTTGACTCTGCTAAAGAAGTTGTTGCGAATTCTGATATTGTAACAACTGTTACAACATCTAAAAATAATACTTTTGACGCTAATGATATTGGTCCAGGTACCCATATTAACGGTATTGGCGC contains:
- a CDS encoding FtsX-like permease family protein, translated to MFYLKLAWNNLNKSKVVVAPFLLASTVLFMLNNIVTIIMTSPLSRNMQNGKILLGLAAIILTIFATIMEIYSYNFLLKQRSREFGLYNILGMNKKQIGLVLSFELWIMYLAIVAIGCFASFIFSHLFYLVFVNLIHYNQLQLQVNGSAFAITSLIFALISVVLTLMGLVKIRKTSPLMLFRDQEQGEKEPRGNVILASLAIIAISIGYYISITSTKLAALAVLFRFFIAVLFVIVGTYLFYISFMTWYLKYKKNQKAYFYKPEHFVSTSQMIFRMKQNAVGLANITLLAVMAFIAIATTTALYSNIEYQTKMIFPKNTKISIIGKNEKELQKNFDQAFLKPLNRQAKEFTRYTSAMITLPLGSGTEMTVTEADLKNPNYGNLSYSYLITADDFKALGNKGPDLAQGQILFYKQKGDSRFQKITLLGQSFDVKENLKSVSHPEAVNTYNPSVIVVKDQLVLDRILKLYNQFPKYPVEPSYVVMGDLSKKEISKVLDKKGVLSFKGQYVGHLEERTQFKKEFYAIFGSFLFTGFILGLSFILGAALIIYYKQFTEGHLDQKAYKILQEVGMSTKQVKQTINSQLFLVFFTPIAFAVLHFAVALVMLKQMLLLFGVTNNPMIYMVSAITIIIIIWLYFIIYRLTSRTYYNIIER
- a CDS encoding response regulator transcription factor, whose product is MKNLAKIYIVEDDTTIVSLLTSHLQKDYQVLSVSNFRDIKEEILSYKPDLILMDITLPFFNGFYWTTEIRKYLTTPIIFISSSNDEMDAVMALNMGGDDYITKPFSLTILDAKITAFLRRVNQFATDSLSYKGYQLHFDGSLTKNDWKIFLSPTEHKILSLLLTNQETIVSKEKILKALWESDQFIDQNTLNVNMTRLRKKLTDIDFNYIHTVRGVGYLLQ
- a CDS encoding sensor histidine kinase, with the translated sequence MIRLFLKEYRIWYVQFLLLIGLYLLVFYLYHLPFIYFFTASLISVSVVWIITILTYVQFRKKIQILQEFIYVTELDELKKPSEKAYNKLISNLMSTQYESLRQEKKKQEELAAIIKIWSHQMKIPLSALSLMVQTNQVTPHDLQNQLLYLENYLNQLLSYFKFTQNKDDFRFEVIEVSDIVKSILKEMSPICFTKEISIKLTGEWQVVSDKKWLRFALLQVIDNAIKYSYQRGQIRIYLRDGIKISDSGIGILKEDLPRLFEEGFTGYNGHEHQKATGLGLFMTKNILSQLNLDIKIDSRIDKGTNVKISPAEKNLKAL
- a CDS encoding TrmB family transcriptional regulator; the protein is MLVDKMKQFGYTESETKIYLSLVENGSMTGYEVSKKSGVPRSKVYNYLETLVKKGVVLVNKSEPKIYSAISTEEFVSMLKQTTFEDIHYLDHHLSNIKSKENDALLWQLENMEAVQHKILYIIEHAKESLYIQIWEDSLSPAIIQALTQAEARLQVFVCILFSKGGHYSLPFKRFYTHGFENEKIKDMGGSWINLISDDSIVLFGTLEHNCDVIWTHNLAMLILAKEYVKHDAYTLKIIQEHGDKLSQAYGNDFEGIRKIF
- a CDS encoding sulfite exporter TauE/SafE family protein; this encodes MSFKNILLFLIISINFYFGFIFVKDLISHKREVMAEPAKTSILPISSLIIFFLSTLGISDFAISTSLYPKLNWTSVKKLPGTLNTQCTIPVAVMALAYITSIKVSIMTLIVCILSQMVGSYFGAKIAVQLPAKQLKYSIGIGMIIAALIIFGGKFGLLPGGGTATALTGIKLVVAAVSLAVFGALNNIGIGSYALTMITVYLLGLNPAVAFPIMMGSATFSVPVGSLQFVKSGEYSRKITLFTSTFGVLGVLCAVFLVTSLNVSVLQWFVAFILLYSAYGMLKSE
- a CDS encoding ornithine cyclodeaminase is translated as MLILSKNDMEQCFSMAEAIKVAKEASKIYTEGHSIVPLRTNLEVTDYNGQSLYMPAVTSGMEKSLGVKIVSVYPDNINKGLPSVPATMVTLDPQTGIVSAVLDGTYLTQLRTAAIQGAATEELANKEAKIAGLIGTGGQAYQQALAMMTARKLDELKVFDIDYNRAVVFAEKLTNDIRDTFHTSVYAVDSAKEVVANSDIVTTVTTSKNNTFDANDIGPGTHINGIGAYTPEMFELPKELLIRANTVLFDTTDAVLAEAGDIQAPINEGLLTPTDYSGELGELLLGRILGRQSKSDITVFKSVGSAVFDVVTAQRIVERALEKGVGTSIDF